In Anaerolineae bacterium, the following are encoded in one genomic region:
- a CDS encoding protein kinase, whose product MQLQDVKVIKGYLLTDLIGVGGFGAVYRAQQPIVDREVAIKAILPEYANHPEFIRRFEAEAQLIARLEHPHIVPLYDYWREPDGAYLVMRLLRGGNLHERLALEGAWSLEAAARLLDQVAAALDAAHRRGIVHQDIKPGNILLDEDSNCYLADFGIAKNLLDVQEMLHKGPRIGTPLFMAPEQFSPEGVVTPQTDIYSLGIVLYATLTGRVPFAHAETTMIIRSHLNDPLPPVQFARPELPHEINNVLRCATAKEPQARYESALAMAADFRQIVPGLATLPIPPTSIPAPAADMPTDASTIVLQGHALELQNPYKGLRAFQEADASDFFGREALTARLLRRLQDPDRAGRFLAVVGPSGSGKSSVVQAGVIPLLRQGYVSGSARWFIVRMQPGADPFAELETALLRIALAPPPDMSARLRGSIEGLAGIVGQILPDDDSDLLLVIDQFEEIFTQTADETIRARFLKSLHHAVTAPDCRLHAIITLRADFYDRPLLYPDFGNLIREQTEVVLPMNASELEQAILRPAERAGLSIEPVLARALVDDVIEQPGALPLLQYTLTDLFERRQNTTLTYAAYQEAGGISGTLARRADELYEQLPPPRQKLARQLLLRLVAVSEGTEATRQRVKWGALLSLVSEPERPVIREILDLFGRNRLLTFDHDPQTREPTVEVAHEALIREWDRLQGWLEENRADLLTQRRLATAILEWNNAGRDPSYLATGNRLAQFEAWRASTSLTLNADEIAYLDASVALRRRAANRLRLFIAALILFALVSLGLAKFAFDQQAATAQQARISRSRELAATAITSRAALDLSLLLSLEALRSADTFEARSSLLTGLQAQPQLITFLHGHTDWVRDVAFSPDGRMLVSAGRDGTIRRWDVAARQPIDPPLTGHTDWINGLAFSPDGSLLASAGRDRTIRLWDAASGEPIGDPLVGHAAEVWAIAFSPDGAALVSGDAEGGLLLWNLTGTPTITRRLEGHTGAIYAVAFSPDGRLIASAGEEQTIRLWDAASGEALGDPLAAHANWVLALAFSPDGTRLASVGVDASVILWDAQTRQALGRLQNAHSGWIRDVTFSPDGARLATASMDGTLRLWEANSGLLTTTLNGHRDAVWSVAFSPDGSLLASGGQDNAVVLWASEPGQRLAHPVAIALPSAASIAFSPDGALAATATGQYLGSNESSAITLWQLANASPGSTPPSVTLPGHAEVVTVIAFSPDGTQLASGSVDQTVRLWAVTPDGAAAPVGEPMPGHASAVISLAFSPDGSRLASGDDDGMILLWDAATGAASGDPLQGHSDSVTALAFSPDGRRLASGSRDGQIVLWDTTDSRQIAAFPAHDTAVMTLTFSPDGQLLASGGRDNLVRLWDAASGQAIRPPLVGHAHWVLSAVFSPDGSTLATGSRDGGILLWDVGTGRPLGAALVGEGGWITALAFAADGQTLLAGSTTTAITRWDVGTAVWAEHACQIAGRNLNAEEWAQYLPGADYRATCGEAEPEQPG is encoded by the coding sequence ATGCAATTACAGGATGTCAAAGTCATCAAGGGCTATCTGTTGACCGACCTGATCGGCGTCGGTGGCTTTGGCGCGGTCTACCGCGCCCAGCAGCCCATCGTCGACCGGGAAGTCGCCATCAAGGCCATCCTGCCCGAATATGCCAACCACCCGGAATTCATCCGCCGCTTTGAAGCCGAAGCGCAGTTAATCGCCCGCCTGGAACACCCCCACATTGTCCCTCTGTACGACTACTGGCGGGAACCGGACGGGGCCTATCTGGTCATGCGCCTGCTGCGCGGCGGCAATCTGCACGAGCGGCTGGCCCTGGAAGGAGCCTGGTCACTGGAGGCGGCGGCGCGCCTGCTGGATCAGGTGGCCGCCGCACTGGACGCCGCCCACCGTCGCGGCATTGTCCACCAGGACATCAAACCCGGCAACATCCTCCTGGACGAAGACAGCAACTGCTACCTGGCTGATTTTGGCATCGCTAAGAATCTGCTAGATGTTCAGGAAATGTTGCACAAGGGGCCGCGCATCGGCACACCGTTGTTCATGGCGCCGGAACAATTCAGCCCCGAAGGGGTGGTCACCCCGCAAACAGATATTTATAGCCTGGGCATTGTGCTCTATGCCACCCTGACCGGACGTGTGCCATTCGCCCACGCCGAAACGACCATGATCATCCGCAGCCATCTCAACGATCCCCTGCCGCCGGTGCAGTTTGCGCGCCCGGAGCTACCGCATGAGATCAATAACGTGTTGCGCTGCGCCACTGCCAAAGAGCCGCAAGCCCGCTATGAAAGCGCATTGGCCATGGCCGCCGATTTCCGGCAGATCGTCCCCGGCCTGGCGACCCTGCCTATACCGCCCACCAGCATACCAGCGCCAGCCGCCGACATGCCCACCGACGCCTCAACGATTGTGCTGCAGGGGCATGCTCTGGAATTGCAGAATCCCTACAAGGGCCTGCGCGCCTTTCAGGAAGCCGACGCCAGCGACTTCTTTGGCCGCGAGGCGCTGACGGCGCGGCTGCTCCGGCGGTTGCAGGACCCCGATCGCGCCGGGCGTTTTCTGGCGGTGGTTGGCCCCAGCGGCAGCGGCAAATCCAGCGTGGTGCAGGCGGGCGTCATCCCCTTGCTACGCCAGGGCTATGTCAGCGGTTCGGCACGCTGGTTCATCGTCCGTATGCAACCAGGCGCTGACCCCTTCGCTGAACTGGAAACCGCTCTGCTGCGCATCGCGCTGGCCCCGCCGCCGGATATGTCTGCCCGGCTGCGCGGCAGTATAGAGGGTCTGGCCGGCATCGTGGGCCAGATTTTGCCGGATGACGATTCGGATTTACTGCTGGTCATCGACCAGTTCGAAGAGATCTTCACCCAGACCGCCGATGAAACTATCCGCGCTCGCTTTCTCAAGAGTCTGCACCACGCCGTAACCGCCCCGGATTGCCGCCTGCATGCTATCATCACCCTGCGCGCTGACTTCTACGACCGCCCGCTGCTCTACCCCGACTTTGGCAACCTGATCCGCGAGCAGACCGAAGTTGTCCTGCCGATGAACGCCAGCGAACTGGAGCAGGCCATCCTCCGCCCGGCGGAACGCGCCGGGCTGAGCATCGAGCCGGTGCTGGCCCGCGCCCTGGTGGACGATGTGATCGAGCAACCCGGCGCCCTGCCCCTGCTCCAGTACACCCTGACCGATCTGTTCGAGCGCCGGCAGAACACAACCCTGACTTACGCGGCCTACCAGGAAGCCGGCGGCATTTCCGGCACGCTGGCCCGCCGCGCTGATGAGCTGTATGAGCAACTACCACCGCCGCGCCAGAAGCTTGCCCGTCAACTCCTGCTGCGTCTGGTGGCCGTCAGCGAGGGCACCGAGGCCACGCGCCAGCGCGTCAAATGGGGCGCACTGCTCTCCCTGGTGTCAGAACCAGAGCGCCCGGTCATCCGCGAAATCCTTGACCTGTTTGGCCGCAACCGCCTGCTGACCTTTGATCACGACCCGCAGACCCGCGAGCCAACCGTCGAAGTAGCACACGAAGCCCTGATCCGGGAGTGGGATCGGCTGCAGGGCTGGCTGGAGGAGAACCGCGCCGACTTGCTGACCCAGCGCCGCCTGGCTACCGCCATCCTGGAGTGGAACAATGCCGGGCGCGATCCCAGTTATCTGGCTACCGGCAACCGCCTGGCCCAGTTCGAGGCCTGGCGCGCCAGCACCAGCCTGACGCTCAACGCGGATGAGATCGCCTATCTGGACGCCAGCGTCGCCCTGCGACGGCGCGCCGCCAACCGCCTGCGGCTGTTCATTGCCGCTCTGATCCTTTTTGCCCTTGTCTCCCTGGGACTGGCCAAATTCGCTTTCGACCAGCAGGCGGCCACCGCCCAGCAAGCGCGTATCTCCCGCTCGCGGGAACTGGCCGCCACCGCCATCACCAGCCGCGCCGCGCTCGACCTCTCCCTGCTGCTCAGCCTGGAGGCTCTGCGCAGCGCGGATACGTTCGAGGCGCGCAGCAGCCTGCTGACCGGCCTGCAGGCCCAGCCGCAATTGATCACCTTCCTCCACGGCCACACCGACTGGGTGCGGGATGTCGCTTTTTCGCCGGATGGGCGGATGCTGGTCAGCGCCGGGCGCGACGGCACGATCCGCCGCTGGGATGTGGCCGCCCGCCAGCCCATCGACCCGCCGCTGACCGGCCACACAGACTGGATCAACGGCCTGGCCTTCAGCCCGGATGGATCGCTGCTGGCCTCGGCAGGCCGCGACCGTACCATCCGCCTGTGGGATGCAGCCTCCGGAGAGCCGATTGGCGACCCGCTGGTCGGGCACGCCGCAGAGGTATGGGCTATTGCCTTCAGCCCGGACGGCGCGGCGCTGGTCTCCGGCGACGCGGAAGGCGGGCTGCTCCTGTGGAACCTGACGGGCACCCCCACCATCACCCGGCGGTTGGAAGGCCACACCGGCGCCATCTATGCCGTCGCCTTCAGCCCGGATGGCCGTCTGATCGCTTCCGCCGGTGAGGAGCAGACCATTCGTCTGTGGGATGCGGCCAGCGGGGAAGCGCTCGGCGATCCGCTGGCCGCCCATGCCAACTGGGTGCTGGCTCTGGCCTTCAGTCCGGATGGGACGCGCCTGGCTTCGGTCGGCGTGGACGCCAGCGTGATCCTGTGGGATGCACAGACCCGCCAGGCGCTGGGCCGCCTGCAAAATGCCCATAGCGGCTGGATCCGGGATGTCACCTTCAGCCCGGATGGGGCACGCCTGGCCACCGCCAGCATGGATGGCACGCTCCGCCTGTGGGAGGCCAACAGCGGCCTGCTCACCACCACCCTGAATGGCCACCGCGACGCCGTGTGGAGCGTCGCCTTCAGCCCGGATGGATCGTTGCTGGCTTCCGGGGGACAGGATAACGCTGTCGTGCTATGGGCCAGCGAGCCAGGCCAGCGGTTAGCCCATCCGGTCGCCATCGCCCTGCCTTCAGCGGCGAGCATCGCCTTCAGCCCGGATGGTGCGCTCGCGGCGACAGCCACCGGCCAGTACCTCGGCTCGAACGAAAGCAGCGCCATCACCCTCTGGCAACTTGCTAACGCCAGCCCCGGCAGCACACCGCCCTCAGTCACGCTGCCGGGCCACGCGGAAGTGGTTACTGTGATCGCTTTCAGCCCGGATGGCACGCAGCTGGCTTCCGGCAGCGTCGACCAGACCGTACGTCTGTGGGCTGTGACGCCGGACGGCGCGGCAGCACCGGTCGGCGAACCGATGCCGGGACACGCCAGCGCGGTGATCAGCCTGGCCTTCAGTCCGGATGGCTCGCGGCTGGCTTCTGGCGACGACGACGGTATGATCCTGCTGTGGGACGCGGCGACCGGGGCCGCCAGCGGCGATCCGCTGCAGGGCCACAGCGATAGTGTGACGGCGCTGGCCTTCAGCCCGGATGGTCGGCGGTTGGCCTCCGGCAGCCGGGACGGGCAGATTGTGCTCTGGGACACGACCGACAGCCGCCAGATCGCCGCCTTCCCGGCCCACGATACCGCGGTAATGACCCTGACCTTCAGCCCGGACGGGCAACTGCTGGCTTCTGGTGGGCGGGATAATCTGGTTAGGTTGTGGGATGCCGCCAGCGGGCAGGCGATCCGTCCACCGCTGGTCGGGCACGCCCACTGGGTGCTCAGCGCCGTCTTCAGCCCGGATGGCTCCACCCTGGCGAC
- a CDS encoding FHA domain-containing protein — translation MITVKICPTCKHENAEEAAYCVHCGALLVSGRSDTTTRPVSETEILKLAAEASPPPGAKAPPAAASLALFVVGQEQPILLGHEQTIILGRGGSGESGPALLDPQLAVRAGVSRNHASISYADGVYTIKDLGSTNGTWVNNKRLLAQMPYVLQSGDQIRLGALVIYIYFQG, via the coding sequence ATGATCACCGTCAAAATCTGCCCGACCTGTAAACACGAGAATGCCGAGGAAGCGGCTTATTGTGTTCATTGCGGGGCGCTGCTGGTCAGCGGGCGCAGCGATACTACCACCCGGCCAGTCAGCGAGACGGAAATCCTCAAGCTGGCCGCTGAAGCCTCCCCCCCGCCTGGGGCTAAGGCTCCACCCGCCGCCGCGTCGCTGGCGTTGTTTGTCGTTGGACAGGAACAACCCATCCTGCTCGGCCACGAACAGACGATCATCCTGGGGCGCGGCGGCAGTGGGGAAAGCGGCCCGGCGCTGCTCGACCCGCAACTGGCCGTCCGGGCGGGGGTATCCCGCAATCATGCCAGTATCAGTTATGCTGATGGCGTCTATACCATCAAAGACCTGGGCAGCACCAACGGCACCTGGGTCAACAACAAACGCCTGCTGGCCCAGATGCCGTATGTCCTGCAGAGCGGCGACCAGATCCGGCTGGGGGCGCTGGTGATCTACATCTACTTCCAGGGGTAG
- a CDS encoding SH3 domain-containing protein, with product MKQPAMMVGIIIAVLLILCSPVTLQAQSGGTTTSACPQIVEIALATTHQLCERIGENQACYGHVLVDALPQDHVEEFAFSQEGDIAELVDLKTIRLSPMDLESGLWGVALMNLRAYMQYASPQPVTFLLFGDVEINNRVAPAPTIEVTVASRTAVNVRLAPTPNAGVIGVLQPGQTVTAKARLADNSWLRVALPDNDRVGWTFAANLTSEEDINTLNVVESWAPFYGPMQAFYFRSGIDDAACVESPPSGLLIQTPEGVAEVTLLVNEVSIQMSATAYLQAAPGEQMTFSVLSGWAIVEAAGRQQPVFAGTQVSIPLSADLTPVAPPSAPAPYDLAALQALPLNLLGSPVTIASPLQATQIMQLLEAVAEAGGVISSASVAAAAETSSGSSDTLPPGLEGAAPPGQGGTAPGQGGTPPGQTKK from the coding sequence ATGAAACAGCCAGCCATGATGGTGGGAATAATCATCGCCGTCCTGCTGATTCTCTGCTCCCCCGTAACCCTGCAGGCCCAATCGGGAGGAACCACTACCAGCGCATGCCCTCAGATCGTGGAAATTGCCCTGGCCACCACCCACCAGCTCTGCGAGCGTATCGGCGAGAACCAGGCCTGTTACGGCCATGTGCTGGTGGATGCGTTGCCACAGGATCATGTTGAGGAGTTCGCGTTCAGCCAGGAAGGCGATATCGCCGAACTGGTCGACCTGAAGACCATCCGCCTCAGTCCGATGGATCTGGAAAGTGGGCTGTGGGGGGTGGCCCTGATGAACCTGCGCGCCTATATGCAGTATGCCAGCCCGCAGCCGGTCACCTTCCTGCTGTTCGGCGATGTGGAGATCAATAACAGGGTCGCACCGGCTCCTACCATCGAGGTCACGGTAGCCTCCCGCACAGCGGTAAACGTGCGGCTGGCGCCGACGCCCAATGCTGGCGTGATCGGGGTGCTCCAGCCTGGCCAGACAGTGACCGCCAAAGCCCGCCTGGCCGATAACTCCTGGCTGCGCGTGGCCCTGCCGGATAATGACCGGGTCGGCTGGACCTTTGCCGCCAACCTGACCAGCGAGGAAGACATCAACACCCTGAATGTGGTCGAGTCGTGGGCGCCATTCTACGGGCCGATGCAGGCCTTTTACTTCCGCAGCGGCATCGATGACGCTGCCTGTGTGGAAAGCCCGCCCAGCGGCCTGCTGATCCAGACCCCGGAGGGGGTGGCGGAGGTCACCCTGCTGGTCAATGAGGTCAGTATCCAGATGAGCGCCACAGCCTACCTGCAGGCGGCGCCAGGCGAGCAGATGACCTTCAGCGTGCTCAGCGGCTGGGCCATCGTCGAGGCCGCCGGGCGGCAACAGCCGGTTTTCGCCGGGACACAGGTCAGCATCCCGCTCAGCGCGGACCTGACCCCCGTTGCGCCACCCAGTGCGCCTGCGCCATATGACCTGGCCGCGCTTCAGGCCTTGCCGCTGAACCTGCTGGGTAGCCCCGTGACGATCGCCAGCCCGCTGCAAGCCACCCAGATCATGCAGTTGCTGGAAGCAGTGGCGGAGGCGGGGGGCGTGATCAGCAGCGCCAGCGTCGCAGCCGCCGCGGAAACCTCTTCCGGTTCCTCCGACACCCTGCCACCGGGATTGGAGGGGGCGGCTCCGCCCGGTCAGGGCGGCACGGCCCCCGGCCAGGGCGGTACCCCACCCGGCCAGACCAAGAAGTAA